CGATCACTCAGGCCCTGTCGCGTCATCGGATTGGGTTGATTTGCGCAATCGCCTATTGCGATTGTCGATCCGTCGGATGCCAGGCAATGCTCGTCCACGAGAATGCCGTTGTCACAATCGAGCCCGATTGCGGTACCGAGTTCATCCCGCGGAAGTACGCCTACCCCGATAAGGACAAGATCCGCCGGGAGCCTCTGCCCACTCCCGAGCATCACGCCGATCACGTCGTTCGATGTCGACACCAAAATCTCGGTGGGGACGGTCTCGAGAAGAACGGAAATACCGGCAGCTCGATGTGCGTCGAGCAAGAAGGCTGACGTGTGCGGGCCGAGCGCCCTACCCATCAGTTGCCTCCCCACCTCGACGACGGTGACATCTTTACCCATCGCTTGTGCAGTCGCAGCAGCTTCTAGTCCGACAAATCCGCCTCCGATGACAACAACGTGCTGTGCGCGCGCCAACTGCTCACGCACATGCAGCGCGTGCTCGACGTCGCGCAGATACAACACACCCCGAGCCCCGGAATCAGCGCCGGGAATGGCAAGCCGGCGAGGCCGGGCTCCGGTGGACAGTACCAACTGTTCGAATTCGTAACGTGCTCCCAGGCGAGTACCGACGCTTCCAGAACCGTCCCCATTCATATCGATCTCGACTACTCGTTCACCGAGGACCAGATCAATAGTGTTCTCGGAATAGAACTCCCGATTTCGCAACATCAAGTCGGCAACAGATACCTCACCTGCCAGAAACGCTTTGGACAGTGGCGGTCGATGATAAGGATCCTGAAGCTCCGCGCCGACGATGCGAATCGGATGAGCATAGCCTTCAGCCCGCAGACTGCTCGCCAGTTGTACGCCGGCCTGCGATGCTCCGACAATGAGAGTGCCAGGATGGGAGCTGTTCACGATCCTCCGTCTTGTCCGTCGGGCGTCTGCCGATTGATGCTCGGACTGATCCCAAACGCTACTAGATAGATGTTTTCTGTCAACTAAATTGCAGCCTCGGACCCGCCACGTCAATTCGTACCGGACACCTGTTCCCGAACCTTGTCGACCCGATCCTGCCAGTTGTCGAGCCACTCGGGATGAGGGAAGATATGCGTCTTCTCCTCAGCCATTGCCCGGACGACCAGGTCGGCAACTTCTTCGGTCGAGATACCGTCCTGCTCGATCGCCGCATTCACGGATTCCCGCAAGTTTTCGAGTTCCGGATCGGCCAGTGCCCTCGGAACGTGACCAGCGGGTGCGTTGCGCTCATCATGCCGAATAGCTGTTGACGTATATGCCGGACACAGTGCCGCTACCCGGACATTCGGATGCTCGGTGGCAAATTCGTTGGACAGACTCTCCGACAGAGCCACCACAGCCGCCTTGGCAACCTTGTACGGGGCTTGATACGGACCGGTCAGGAAGCCCGCCATAGAAGCGGTATTGATGATGTAGGCACTGTCCTGTTCCGCCAAAATCGGCAGGAAGATCCTGCATCCGTGAATCGCACCCCACATAGTCACTCCGATGGTCCACTCCCACGTTTCTGCGCTCGTGGTCGAAAATCGTTGCATACCTCCGACACCGGCGTTGTTGCACAGAACGTGGACGGCGCCGAATCGATCGACCGAGGCCCGAGCAAGTGCCTCGACGGAGACAGCATCAGCGACATCGGTCCGCACTGCAAGGACCTCGCCGAGCGTCGACAGATCTTTCTCAGCACGGTCGAGATCACCAAAATCGTTGTCTGCGACGACTACTTTCATTCCTTCCTGCAAGAATCGACGAGCCAAGCCGAGCCCGATGCCATTTGCGCCTCCGGTCACTACCGCTACACGGCCCTGAAGATCTCTCATCAGTTCTGACCCCCTGCGGCATCCCGTGCTGCGATGTAACCGAACACCAATCCTTGCCCGATAGTTGCGCCTGCGCCCGGATACGTGTCTCCGAAGGCATTGGCTGCGGCGTTTCCGATCGCGTACAGGCCCTCGATCTCGCTTCCGTCCTCCCGGCGTACCCGGCCCTTGGCATCGGCCCGAATCCCGCCACAGGTACCCAGGTCACTGAGAACCATCTTTATGGCGTACAGCGGGCCATCGGCGAGGGGGCGCAAGTTGGGGTTCGGCGAAATCGTCGGATCGCCGTAATAGCGGTCGTATGCGCTGTTTCCACGCTGGAAGTCGGGATCCATACCGGTCCGGGCAGACTCGTTGAAGCTCTCGAAGGTCTCGACAAAGCTATCGACGGGAATACCGATCGAGCGACCTAGCTCTTCCGGACTGGAAGCCTTGTAAGCGATTCCGGCGCTGTACCACGACTCCGGCAGGGGTTGGCGCGGGAAAAGACCGGCTGCGAAGAGGTAACTGTTGCGGTAGCGCTGATCGAACACGATCCACATCGACTCGACCGGATCTCCGGCACGCTCACGACCTAGCACTCGCTGACCGAACGACATGTAGTCCTCGGACTCGTTCGTGAATCGTCGCCCGGTCTGATCGACGATAAACGAACCAGGCAAGGAGCGCTCGGCCAACATGACTGCAGGTTGAGCACCAGGCAACGGCGCCACTGCCGGGAACCACCAGGCCTGGTCCATCAGGTCGATACCCGCGCCGAGATCCTGTGCAATCCGGATCGCATCGCCCGTATTCTGGTCGGAACCCAGGCTCGCATGATCGACTAGACTCTCCGACTGGAACTTTCGACGCATATCCATGTCGTGATCGAATCCACCGGCAGCAAGGATCACACCACGTCGGGCGGTAACCATCACTTCACGCCCGTTCTGCTCGACTACAGCGCCAGTCACACGGCCGTCAGTGTCCACCAGTCGCACGAGCGCCGTCTCGGTCCATACCGGAATTCCTGCATCGAGGATGCCTGCGAACAGTCCGGCCGCCAAAGCCTGTCCCCCAGCGATGTATTCGCGCCCGAGGGCCAGACCACCCAGCCCAACAGCAAGCCTACGGAAAATGCGTGGTAATGCCTTGGCCGGCATCTTTGCCATCAGGTTCATCCACTTGTAGTCCGCACCGGTGACGGGCATCGGCATCGACGCCTCCATCAGTCCGGGTCGCAGGCGCCTGCGCTCGGAACCGAGAACCGATGCGTCGAACGGCAAGCATTCACACGTGCGGCCCGCTGCCGATCCACCCGGCTCCTCCGGATGGTAATCGGAGTAGCCCTCCGCCCAGAAGAACTTCATCGGAGTTGTCCGGAGCAACATATCCATCGTGTCCGAAGCATGGTCGAGGAAACTGTCACCGCGTTCTGCCGGCGCCGAATCGCCGACAACAGAACGGACGTACCGGCCGGCCCTGGCACGCGAATCACCAGCTCCGGACTTCTCCAGAATTTTGTTGGCCGGCAACCAGAATGCACCCCCGGATCGTGCCGTCGAGCCGCCGACATACTCGGTCTTCTCGATGACAAGAGTCGAGAGCCCCAGCTCGTGCGCTGCGAGTGCAGCTGCCATACCGGTACCCGATCCCACCACGAGTAGATCCACAGTGATGTCGTGCGCTGTCGTCACGACTAGAGGCGAATTTGTGGACATAGTGCTCCTTCGATCTTCGGCCGCCGTCGGCAAAATACAGACATCAGCACGCACACGGTTGGATTGGCGCCGGATCAGACAAGAGAGTTGGATGGTCCGGCTGAATGAATCGGTGAGACTTCTGGATCTCACTTCCCAGTTGCTTTTACTAACGGCCTATTCGGCCTATTTCGTGGCCGACCGCGACGTGAAGGTGAAATTCTCCACATCGGGCTCACGCAGCATCGTCCAGTAGTCGACGAGCCGCCATGGACAAGGAACGATCGCACGCCCCTTGCTGTTTCGGTAGTAACCCGTGACGTCCTTGCCAGGATGCGCCCACACAGTTTTGTCGAGCGCGGCGTCTACCTTCTGGTTGTACTCCACCATTGCCTGGTTCTCGACGTCCATCGACGCGTAGTCGTTTTCGACGAGGTACTGCAAGCACTCCACCACGTAGTGGACGTGCTCCTCGCTGGTGATGTTGTGGCCCGCACCATGATTAGGCGCAGCATTCGGTCCGGCTGTGACAAAGAGGTTCGGGAACCCCGGCACTTGAATACCCAGATAGGCACGCGGGTCGTCACCGAACTCCCACAGCTCGGCCAGCCGTTGACCTTCCCGCCCGGTGATGTCGATCAGCGAAGCGTACTCGAGCTTGAAACCCGTTGCGAGAATGATGACGTCTGCAGCGATAAACTCTCCGTCCGTCGTTGTCACTCCATCCGGGTGCACCTCGGCGAAGCCGGCACGATGAAGGTTCACATTCTCGCGCCTGAGCGCCTGAAAGAATCCCGGATCCTTGACTATGCGTTTTGCATAGGGCCGAAAATCGGGGGTTAGCTTTTCTATCAGGTCCGGACGATCGGGAAAGGACTCGTTCAGATATCGCAGTGAGGTCTGCATAACGAGATCGTTTACGGGAGAGACCGACAAGTGCGACTTCGCCCATTCCGGGTCTATCCTCGGTACCGGGTACAGATTGTCGGACGCAAGCCAGTAGGCCCTGAGTCGGAACCACTCCTGGTAGTAGGGCAAGTGCCTCATCGCCCAACGTTCAGCCTGCGGAACATCGTTGACCACAGTCTTTTCCGGAACAATCCAGTGTGGGGTGCGGACAACCACGTCGAGTGCGCCAACCTTGTCCACGATGTTCGTCACTAGTTGAACGGATGTGCATCCGGTTCCCAGAACGACTACACGACGCCCTTCGACGTCGATATCATCACTCCACTCCGCCGTGTGGACCACAGTTCCTTCGAACGAATCCAAACCCGGCACGTCCGGAATGTTCGGCGCGTTGAGGACACCGAGTGCCGTCACCAACGCTTGTGCTCGATGGTCTGTAATCGCACCATCAGCGGATTGTGTCCGCACGTGCCACTTCTGCTCCCGCTCGATCCAATCGGCCGACACAACCTTCGTCGACAGTTCGATGTGGCGGTTCAGATCGTATTTCTCTACGACACGTTCCAGATAAGCCAAGTATTCAGGGCCGGACGGGTAGTACTTCGACCAGTCGGGGTTGAGCTCGAACGAATAGGAGTAGTAGTGGCTCGGGGTGTCCACTGCAGCGCCGGGATAGGTGTTCCGCGACCATGTTCCGCCGATCTCGTCGCGGGCTTCGAAGACACGGTATCGAAATCCTGCATCGCCCAGTTTGACTGCTGCGTTGATCCCGATAATGCCGGCGCCGACGACTATGACGTCGAAATCCTCCGGCGGGGATTTTGTTACCGGTACACAACGTTGACCGATACGGAAACCGGCCTGTTCGAACAACAACGGAATGAACTCCGCGTCGACGTCCGACGCGGTACAGAGCGAGGCCATTCGCCGAAACAGAACCTCGTCCGGAACACCTAGCACTGCAGTTGATTCCGCCCGCAACAGCTGAGCGGCACGTACTCGGACCTTCTCCGAAACACTGTCAGGGAAAGCGCCAAGCGGCAGTGCCGGAGTCCCACTGCCCGACGAATAGTGAACTCCGGTCGTGTTCTGGGCATTGGCCAGATCTTTTCTGGCAGATTCGAGTTCGGCTGCGAACTCGTCGAGTAGGCCGAGGTCACCACTCACGTGCACCATAGACATCAGCAGCGCAGCTGGGTTACATACGGCAATCGCTGCCGCGAGTTGGGCAGCATCGTCACCGTCGAGTTGTGTTCCTGTCCCGTCGACAAAATCGGTCGCTGTCATTTTCAGCCCTTAGAAGGATCAGTAGAGTGCAAAGAGGTTCGCGCTGGAACAGAAACCCCCATGCGCTCCAGCATGATACGAGGATCTACAGGAGGGGTCAGGTCTCTGAGTTGATCAGCACGTTGAGTGGCCGATCGTCGGCAAGCTTCGTCGTTCGAGAAGACCCAGAAATCTCCGCGGGCGATTGCTTCGGTCATGTGTTCCGCTGCCTCGACCGGATCGAGTCCGGTTGTTTCGTTGTCACGTTGCATTGCGTCGAACACGGAATTCGCGATGGGGTTGCTCGACGGCGCTTCGCGTTGCGCGGCTCGAAAGATCTCACTTCGAATCGAATGCGGTACTACAGCAGAGACCTGAATCGGTGCACCTGTCAACGAAATATCTTGGTACAGACTCTCAGTCATCGCCAGCACCGCGAACTTACTCACGACATAGGGACCTTGCACGGCTACGCTGTTCAATCCCCCTACAGACGACAGATTGGCGATGCATGCGGGTGTGCCGACCGCCAACATGCGTGGCACAAAGGAACGGAGACAGTAGAAGACACCGTCGACATTGATGTCCATGACGCGCTTCCACCGATCGATATCGACTTCCCAGAGAAGTCCAGCCGTTTCGACACCGGCATTGTTGATGAGCAATTCCACGCTTCCGAACCGCGAGAAGATGCTGTCCGCCATCCCCTCGACGGCGGCCGCGTCGGTGACGTCGATCCCGTAGCTCACTGCGGATCCCCCGGCCGCGTTGATTCCTTCAGCAACCCAGGCAGCCTTGTCGGTGTCGATGTCTGCAATAACGACCGTCATACCCAGCTTTGCGAGATGTAAGACGAATCCTTCGCCGATGCCCGCAGCTCCGCCTGTGACAACTGCTGTGCCGGAACCGAACCGACTTCGAGCTTCAGACATCTTTTCTCCCTCTGATCAATACATCCAAACCGAGATCGGTGGGATGAAGACTGGACTGCAGAAAGTCGATTGTTCGACCGAACAGTTCTCTCGCCGGCTCGAGCGTCCCGGTCAGGGTCGCGAAACCGTGCATCATTCCGTCGTATCGCACCAACTCGACTCTCACCCCTGCTCGCATCATGCGTCGGGCGTACTCTTCTGTGGCGTCGCGGGTAGGGTCTATCTCGGCGGTCACGATGAGTGCGGACGGCAGTCCACCGACATCGCGCGCCAGAGCAGGATTCACGTAAGGGGAACTCCGTTCATCCTCTGTACTCACATACTGGTCCCAGAACCACTGGCAGTCTGCGAGTGTCAGCATATTGGTCGAATGCTCCGGGTTCGAGATTCTCATTTCTGCACCACCGTAGAAACTCACCTGGGCGTCTGGCATCGGCAGTCCAAGATCGCGTAGTTGCTGCCCCAGCGTGAACACCAATGTTCCACCAGCACTTTCACCAGCCAATGCCGTTCTCACCCCGGTGGTCTCACCGAGCTCGATCGGTGACGCCTTGATCCAGCACCACACATCTCGGCAATCGTCGAGCGCGGCCGGGTACGGATTCTCCGGCGCCAGCCGATAGTCAACGGACACAACGACAACATTTGCTGCAATACTCAGTTTGCGGAGATACTCCTCGTTCTGATTCAGCCCACCCATCGTGAAGCCGCCACTGTGCATCCATTGCACGACGGGAAGCCTCCGCTCCGCGGAGGGGCGGTAGATCCGAACGGGTATGTCTGCGCGTGACGTCGAAACGATGACATCACGGGACTGATAGATTGGTGTTGTCGGCGGCACCGCAATCCGCCCGAGCACCGAACGTAACTCGGCGAGCGGGGTTCCACTCATCGACTGGGGAAATCGTGCGGCGGCAGCGTCTACGAGGTTCTGCGCGGCGGGCGACAACGGCATAGTGGGAACCTCAACCTCAAACCGCGGAGCTACGCGCGTCGTGATGGGTCGACAACTCCGAGTACACAACCGACTCTCGGGTATCGAGAACAACTTCGAGACTCGCAAGTAGCACGGCGTCGCCGGCAACCTGTGCCGTCCAATGCGCCAGCCCGCTCGAAACAGCGTACGGTCGGCCGTCGACAATTTTGGTCACGAAGATATACGACGAGAATGCGACGGTACTGCCCGTCCTCGCCGTCACGAATATGTTATTGCTGTTGTGACGCAACGGATACGGACTCGCATGCCGATGAGTCTCCTGCCACGCCATCACCTCATCGGCGCCGCGCACGTCACAGCGAATGAAGTCTTCGTATTCCGTTGCGCCGGTATCACTTCTGCAACTGAATGCAAAGTCGTCGACAATCACGCCGCGTAGGGCATCCCGGTTCCACTCGTCGTAGTGGAACCACCAACTACCCACCAACTGGACCAGCTCACCGATTATGGTCCCTGCGTTATCCCTATCGGACGACACTTCGAACTCCTCACTCTGACGACTAACGTTCCGTGACTGAACTCCGTATACGTAGAGACGTTAGTGTGATGGCGCTCTCGTCCGAAAGTATCTGTTCCATTCAGGCGACACCTGCGATGTGCCGCCCGAATTTACATGCCGGACGGGGAGATATTGGGGTTCGCCCATGCCGGCGGTTCACGACGTGGCATAGATCCGTGCCCGTCCAATGTCTTGACATCGAGCTCGTTATGCCACGGAAAATGCAAACTGAACGCTACGAGCCCGGTACGTTCCTCGGCAGGAACAGTACACATCGCGAGGACT
The nucleotide sequence above comes from Rhodococcus sp. KBS0724. Encoded proteins:
- a CDS encoding alpha/beta hydrolase; the encoded protein is MPLSPAAQNLVDAAAARFPQSMSGTPLAELRSVLGRIAVPPTTPIYQSRDVIVSTSRADIPVRIYRPSAERRLPVVQWMHSGGFTMGGLNQNEEYLRKLSIAANVVVVSVDYRLAPENPYPAALDDCRDVWCWIKASPIELGETTGVRTALAGESAGGTLVFTLGQQLRDLGLPMPDAQVSFYGGAEMRISNPEHSTNMLTLADCQWFWDQYVSTEDERSSPYVNPALARDVGGLPSALIVTAEIDPTRDATEEYARRMMRAGVRVELVRYDGMMHGFATLTGTLEPARELFGRTIDFLQSSLHPTDLGLDVLIRGRKDV
- a CDS encoding NAD(P)/FAD-dependent oxidoreductase; translated protein: MNSSHPGTLIVGASQAGVQLASSLRAEGYAHPIRIVGAELQDPYHRPPLSKAFLAGEVSVADLMLRNREFYSENTIDLVLGERVVEIDMNGDGSGSVGTRLGARYEFEQLVLSTGARPRRLAIPGADSGARGVLYLRDVEHALHVREQLARAQHVVVIGGGFVGLEAAATAQAMGKDVTVVEVGRQLMGRALGPHTSAFLLDAHRAAGISVLLETVPTEILVSTSNDVIGVMLGSGQRLPADLVLIGVGVLPRDELGTAIGLDCDNGILVDEHCLASDGSTIAIGDCANQPNPMTRQGLSDRIRLESVDNAVEQATVAARTIAGKPSSLRGIPWFWSDQGKYKLQIAGLIEGYDQTVTRTDPARPHRLTSLYFRERTLIAAECVNSPADFLTLKSALGSRMELSPDDLSDIDVPIKKLVASAGSRVG
- a CDS encoding 3-ketosteroid-delta-1-dehydrogenase — protein: MSTNSPLVVTTAHDITVDLLVVGSGTGMAAALAAHELGLSTLVIEKTEYVGGSTARSGGAFWLPANKILEKSGAGDSRARAGRYVRSVVGDSAPAERGDSFLDHASDTMDMLLRTTPMKFFWAEGYSDYHPEEPGGSAAGRTCECLPFDASVLGSERRRLRPGLMEASMPMPVTGADYKWMNLMAKMPAKALPRIFRRLAVGLGGLALGREYIAGGQALAAGLFAGILDAGIPVWTETALVRLVDTDGRVTGAVVEQNGREVMVTARRGVILAAGGFDHDMDMRRKFQSESLVDHASLGSDQNTGDAIRIAQDLGAGIDLMDQAWWFPAVAPLPGAQPAVMLAERSLPGSFIVDQTGRRFTNESEDYMSFGQRVLGRERAGDPVESMWIVFDQRYRNSYLFAAGLFPRQPLPESWYSAGIAYKASSPEELGRSIGIPVDSFVETFESFNESARTGMDPDFQRGNSAYDRYYGDPTISPNPNLRPLADGPLYAIKMVLSDLGTCGGIRADAKGRVRREDGSEIEGLYAIGNAAANAFGDTYPGAGATIGQGLVFGYIAARDAAGGQN
- a CDS encoding SDR family NAD(P)-dependent oxidoreductase, giving the protein MSEARSRFGSGTAVVTGGAAGIGEGFVLHLAKLGMTVVIADIDTDKAAWVAEGINAAGGSAVSYGIDVTDAAAVEGMADSIFSRFGSVELLINNAGVETAGLLWEVDIDRWKRVMDINVDGVFYCLRSFVPRMLAVGTPACIANLSSVGGLNSVAVQGPYVVSKFAVLAMTESLYQDISLTGAPIQVSAVVPHSIRSEIFRAAQREAPSSNPIANSVFDAMQRDNETTGLDPVEAAEHMTEAIARGDFWVFSNDEACRRSATQRADQLRDLTPPVDPRIMLERMGVSVPARTSLHSTDPSKG
- a CDS encoding NAD(P)/FAD-dependent oxidoreductase; its protein translation is MTATDFVDGTGTQLDGDDAAQLAAAIAVCNPAALLMSMVHVSGDLGLLDEFAAELESARKDLANAQNTTGVHYSSGSGTPALPLGAFPDSVSEKVRVRAAQLLRAESTAVLGVPDEVLFRRMASLCTASDVDAEFIPLLFEQAGFRIGQRCVPVTKSPPEDFDVIVVGAGIIGINAAVKLGDAGFRYRVFEARDEIGGTWSRNTYPGAAVDTPSHYYSYSFELNPDWSKYYPSGPEYLAYLERVVEKYDLNRHIELSTKVVSADWIEREQKWHVRTQSADGAITDHRAQALVTALGVLNAPNIPDVPGLDSFEGTVVHTAEWSDDIDVEGRRVVVLGTGCTSVQLVTNIVDKVGALDVVVRTPHWIVPEKTVVNDVPQAERWAMRHLPYYQEWFRLRAYWLASDNLYPVPRIDPEWAKSHLSVSPVNDLVMQTSLRYLNESFPDRPDLIEKLTPDFRPYAKRIVKDPGFFQALRRENVNLHRAGFAEVHPDGVTTTDGEFIAADVIILATGFKLEYASLIDITGREGQRLAELWEFGDDPRAYLGIQVPGFPNLFVTAGPNAAPNHGAGHNITSEEHVHYVVECLQYLVENDYASMDVENQAMVEYNQKVDAALDKTVWAHPGKDVTGYYRNSKGRAIVPCPWRLVDYWTMLREPDVENFTFTSRSATK
- a CDS encoding SDR family NAD(P)-dependent oxidoreductase, encoding MRDLQGRVAVVTGGANGIGLGLARRFLQEGMKVVVADNDFGDLDRAEKDLSTLGEVLAVRTDVADAVSVEALARASVDRFGAVHVLCNNAGVGGMQRFSTTSAETWEWTIGVTMWGAIHGCRIFLPILAEQDSAYIINTASMAGFLTGPYQAPYKVAKAAVVALSESLSNEFATEHPNVRVAALCPAYTSTAIRHDERNAPAGHVPRALADPELENLRESVNAAIEQDGISTEEVADLVVRAMAEEKTHIFPHPEWLDNWQDRVDKVREQVSGTN